TTGATAAAGTCATAGACTCCGTCGTGAACATGCACCACGAGCGTCGGGGGTGAAGCGACCGAACCGCATCCGAGAGTTAAGGCACAAGCAAGCATCAGAAGTGCGAAACTGGGCTTTAGAGTCATGAGACAGATTTCAGTCGGATAGCGTACAGCGTCACCGGGTCGGGACGATTGCATGTTCGATTTGAAAACGGCCGCAAGCCCGACTCCCGTGCACGCAATGGTTATCTTCTATCGGGTATGCGAGTCATCGAACCCGCGTGGCGTGTCGCAATCATTTCATTCAGAGTGTGCATCGGAGGATTGGGCGAATCAGATGGCCAATGCAAGACGTACACGTCCGGATCGCTGCGTGGAACAGAAAGCTTGAATGAGCCGAGTTCTAAGTCGCCGTAGATTTGGATCTTGAGGGTATCGCGGTCAAATGTCAATGACGAGATACGAGTCCCGGCAGGGCCAGACCAGATCATACAGCCAGCAGAGCCACCAAATCCGCAAAGGTTGTAGCCATCACCAGGGACACGCCCGTTGTCATGACAATCGGGCAAAATCTGCGCGAATCGCACCCCGCCGTCGTAAACAAAGTTGGGATTCTGTTTTGCAGCATCGGTAAATCGACGAATGACGAAATCCTTGCCTAGAGCCTGTGTCGTCCATCCAAGGTTCAGTGCATCGTCTTGCTCGATGCATCGACTAAAGTGTGCGATTGCTTGTTGTCGCTCTCTACGATCGGCGGCTGAATACCAGGCCGCAACTATTGCGGCCAATACGGGAACGACGATAACGAGCTGGCGAAGCGAAAAGCGTTTCATTTGAGTCGGATAACGTCCGCGATTACCGAGTCGCGGGAGTTGATTGTCCATTCCAAAGTCGCCCGGCTCCGCGACTTCGGTTCATCGCATTGTTCTGCCACGTTTTTTGCGACAGGGCTACGCGTCAGGTTCTACGATTGGAGTACCGTCGAGCAATGTGTCCGCGAATTCCGCGTAAGATGACGATAATTGTCGAAAGTCCTCCAATTGTAATGACGTTGCCGGAATGTCGCCAACAGCATCCGATGAACCGTCGCGAATATCTATCGCGTAGAGTTCACCGCATCCATCAGATCCAATTCCCAGTAGTCCCGGCGCAAATTCGTCGAATCCGTATTCACGGCTGAATTGGAGAACGTCCCGTAAGGGCCAGAGCCATACGAGTCCCGACCCAATTGATTCGATATCCATTTTCACGGCACCGTGTCGTTTATGGAATTTGATAAACTCCGGTGGAAGATTTGCAGGACATGTATCTCGGAACCGCTCAATGTCATCGGATGTTGGAGTATCACACATCGGGAATCTTGAGTGGCAGAACGCCACGCGTCACCCGGCACGCGCGAAAGATTCTCAATTTCAAAATCGCCCGACTCGCGTGCTCGGGTGCACGCGATTGTTCGCCGCCGTTTCCGGAGTTAGTCGATTGGCTCGGTCGCGTCAGGAACTGGTGTGCCGCTGGTGTCATAGTATACCGGATTGCCGACGTTTCCGTACATGTTCACGTCGGGCATGTATTCGTACGTGTATTTACTGCGAATCGTCCCGTCCTGCCGCAGGTAATAGCCAACGCCACCCGTCGCCTTGTCGTAGGTCTCGGTAGCAAACTCTTCGCCGTCGGGTGTAAACCACGTCGAGCGATAGATCAAACCACGGAAGTACCATTCGCGAATCATCAGGGCGCCGTTGTCGTAGTTATATTCAGCGACTCCGGTGCCACGCGGGAAGCCATTTCCATTCTTGTGATACGTCCCTGGAATCGCGTCCGAGTAGATGTACGCAGCAAGTCCAAGTGCAGAGAGTGTCACGAGTATGAAAAGCGACTTGAGGGCGAATCGCACGGACTTGAGAGAACTCATGTGAAGACGTGAAACGAGTCAGTCGGCGAACGTCCGGCGTCACCGGGCGGGGAGAGTAAGGTTGTCCATTTCAAAACCGGCCGCAAGCCCCGCTCCGTGTGCACGCCATGGTTATCCGTCCGCGTGAGGTTCAAGAGCAATGGTCAGGTCAGTGTTCGTCGCAATTGCGTCAAGTTCATGCATGCGAAAAATTAGGTTTTGACGCTCGAATCGCGATGGAAGCGAGTCGAAGGAGCGTACGAAGTCCTTTGTATTGTAGTGCCTCGGAACCGTCCAGGTTTCGCCATAGGCGACTTCGGGGATAACGTAGGACATTTGCAATCGCTCGAGAGCAAATGCGGCGCGTTGTCGATCGCTTACCGTGAGGACGATCACGTCGGTCGGGAGGTGTAGCCCCCGATCATAGGCATCAAGCCAGTATTGTAGATCAAATGCGGAACCAAGCCCGTGGACATGGCCGGTCTTGCGATCGACCAGTACACCGCACGAATCAACGGGCATGTCCATCATGTCGCCGGTGCGCAGGTACGCCTCAGAGGCGACGTGAAAGTAAAAGCCGAAATCCGTCTCTCGAAGCGTGGTGTGGTCAACAACCATGCCTGCTTCGGCGTGCTTCTCGGCAAGGGCAAGGGCTTCAGCAGGAGTCATGGATATGAGTCGGATAACGTTAGGGTTGTGCGCGGTGGCGACGATTGATTTGCAAGCAGAGAGCGCCGCGCTGTCGCCACTCCGCACCAACCCATGGTTATCCGCAGTTGTGAATTCACACGAAGCAAAACAATGCAAGAAGTGCCTCTAGCTCAATCGCACTAGCGGAGTAAACGACCGAGAGTGATTACAGAAGCGGTAAAAACGGGCGGAACCATTGTTGCAAGAGACCAAATCACACAACTCATCGTTGCTGGTAGTGCTTCGATTGATGATTCGAAAAGGGGGTAAACAACGAACGCTGACACATGCCCAATAAGCGTCGACAAAAACAATGAAAGTGAACTTCTGCGAGAAATCCATTGGCGAAGGCAAGAACGGTCTCTTGCCGCTGCAAGGAATGCAAATATTCCAGAACAAAGGTTTGGAAGCAACATTACCCACCCATTTATGTTGGCCGGCCAGTGCATCCTTTTGATGGTGTGCAACGCATCTGGTATCGCATAAATTTGCTGAGAGCCATCTTCGATAATATTGCAAAGGATTAGGATCACAAAGGGCATCGAGTAGCCTGCAGCAAACGAAGCGCAACTCCGTAGCCAGCCCACTCGCTCACTCCCAATCTCTAGTTGGCTTCCATCCTGCGGATGATGATCCTGGGAGACACTCTGGTAGGGATTATTCATCAGCTCAGTCGGATAACGTCACGCGTCACCGGGTACGCGCGAAAGATTTTCAACTTCAAAACCGCCGGTCCACGTACTCCGGTGCAA
This window of the Neorhodopirellula lusitana genome carries:
- a CDS encoding YrhB domain-containing protein, with protein sequence MTPAEALALAEKHAEAGMVVDHTTLRETDFGFYFHVASEAYLRTGDMMDMPVDSCGVLVDRKTGHVHGLGSAFDLQYWLDAYDRGLHLPTDVIVLTVSDRQRAAFALERLQMSYVIPEVAYGETWTVPRHYNTKDFVRSFDSLPSRFERQNLIFRMHELDAIATNTDLTIALEPHADG
- a CDS encoding SMI1/KNR4 family protein produces the protein MCDTPTSDDIERFRDTCPANLPPEFIKFHKRHGAVKMDIESIGSGLVWLWPLRDVLQFSREYGFDEFAPGLLGIGSDGCGELYAIDIRDGSSDAVGDIPATSLQLEDFRQLSSSYAEFADTLLDGTPIVEPDA